DNA from Ignavibacteria bacterium:
GTTTCAAAATTCATTTCCATAAGAACCGAAGGGTGGAATTTCATAATTGATTCTTTCGCGCCTTGAAGAACTTTCTTTTCCGCGCCCTCGACATCAATTTTTATTAAGTCCACAGAATTAATTTTATTCTCTGAAACAAATTTATCCAATGTTGTGCCATGAACATCAAAACCAACTGCGTCACTTCTGCCCTGAGTAGATATCGAACTATATCCGTGATGAAGTTCTTTGAATAAATAAATCTTCAAGTCTTCGTCTTTGTCGCTCAGCGCTATATTGTTAATGTTAATGTTGTTTTGTTTGGAGTTTAGAAAGACATTTTGTTTCAATCTCTCAAATGTAACAGGCATCGGTTCGAAGGAATAAATTTTTGTATCGGGTCCTGATGTTGAAAACAACAGAGAATAAAATCCGATGTTTGCTCCGACATCAAAAACCATATCACCGTTTTTTACAAATGATTTTAAAAAATTCACGGTGCCTTTTTCTATTGTTCCGAGTATAAGAAGCTCAGCATATAAATTATCATACGGTGCCGATATGGTTATATCAAAACTGTTATGAGTTCTCTTATTGTCATAATGTACGGTATATTTTCCGGTAGATTTTGAAAGCAGCTTATACCCGCGGATAACAGCTTTCCCTTTAATCGAATCGTTTCCGATTCCATTTGAAATTAATGACAGCAGATTTAATTCTATGTTGGTATAAAAATTCCGGCTCATTAGTTATAATTTATAACAGGGCAGTTAAAATGCCCTGATAATAAATTTAAAATTATTTGACTTTAGAAGGAATCTTTCCGCTTGCATCGGGTTTAGCATAATAATAATAATAATTATAGTAGTATCCATAAACGTTCTTGTAGCTGAAGTTGTTTAAGACGACTCCCAGGAAGTTATGAGGATTCATATTATGCAGCCTCTCACATGATTTCATAAATACATCTATAGGTGTTTTGTTTGCTAAAACAACCAAGGCGGTACCGTCGGTTATTCTGGAAAGGATTTCAGAATCAGTAACTGAGATAAATGGAGGAGAATCTATTATAACATAATCGTATAAAGTTTTAAGATGCTCAATTAAATTAAGCATCTGCTTTGAACCCAATAATTCGGAAGGATTCGGCGGAATGGTGCC
Protein-coding regions in this window:
- a CDS encoding FkbM family methyltransferase, whose product is MSRNFYTNIELNLLSLISNGIGNDSIKGKAVIRGYKLLSKSTGKYTVHYDNKRTHNSFDITISAPYDNLYAELLILGTIEKGTVNFLKSFVKNGDMVFDVGANIGFYSLLFSTSGPDTKIYSFEPMPVTFERLKQNVFLNSKQNNININNIALSDKDEDLKIYLFKELHHGYSSISTQGRSDAVGFDVHGTTLDKFVSENKINSVDLIKIDVEGAEKKVLQGAKESIMKFHPSVLMEMNFETCEASGYKCSELMDMLSGSNDYILYKFPSARGNLTKMKDKADFSHGDNVLFVSPKHKDRIKS